A single genomic interval of Juglans regia cultivar Chandler chromosome 1, Walnut 2.0, whole genome shotgun sequence harbors:
- the LOC108988056 gene encoding kanadaptin, whose product MTMAVDPPPPPKTLDETQTSSSSSSSSSSSEPMTTTMGPPPPKPQTDNIVTQSQPQPELDTNKFDTAEEPIENLPETEHDSAKTTSEPSPLHQSAKAAPPPYTIPPWSGAPCHQFYLEILKDGSIIDQFHVHEKGAYMFGRVDLCDFVLEHPTISRFHAVLQFKRSGDAYLYDLGSTHGTFINKSQVKKNVYVDLHVGDVIRFGHSSRLYIFQGPAELMLPERDLKVIRDAKIREEVLDREASLQRARREASLADGISWGMGEDAIEETEDTGDEVTWQTYKGQLTEKQEKTRGKILKRTEKIAHMKKEIDAIRVKDIAQGGLTQGQQTQIARNEQRITQIMEELENLEETLNDSIQESIGARTGKISRGKKIGATEDDEDYSSDEDEFYDRTKKKASSQKVGENQSVETADTLLDKRDAIIQEMEENKKLLSIEKNRMASQTTVETEVGDALDAYMSGLSSQLVLDKTVQLEKDSSALQSEMDRICYLLKIADPTGEAANKRDLKAKEQKPNKSETPAAAIKKQLPTGPKEKSQPEKRVNGSVLKEETTDATVESSKKPEAAKIVSDATEGKTAVYTVVKPQWLGAIEDRKIEAAQQVAPLDLHEPDHFVDYKDRTKILGAEEETHTKGVSGIESAAPGLIVRKRKQVDKPEGGDSNAPQSWTSSSSGAVMAEDAVALLLKHQKGYCAPDNEEKYEGQDSSGDNQSSRDNKKPKRVLGPEKPSFLNGTKDYESWVPPEGQTGDGRTSLNERYGY is encoded by the exons ATGACCATGGCCGTGGATCCCCCTCCACCACCTAAAACCCTGGACGAAACCCaaacctcctcttcttcttcttcttcttcttcttcaagcgaACCGATGACGACCACCATGGGCCCACCTCCTCCCAAACCCCAAACCGATAATATTGTAACACAATCCCAACCCCAGCCAGAACTCGATACAAACAAATTCGATACCGCAGAAGAACCTATAGAGAATTTACCCGAGACTGAGCATGACAGTGCCAAAACAACGTCGGAGCCATCTCCATTGCATCAGAGCGCTAAAGCTGCGCCCCCTCCTTACACAATTCCCCCGTGGAGCGGAGCTCCATGCCACCAGTTCTACCTTGAGATTCTCAAGGATGGCTCTATCATCGATCAATTCCATGT GCATGAAAAGGGGGCTTACATGTTTGGACGTGTGGATCTCTGCGATTTTGTACTTGAGCACCCGACCATTTCTCGGTTTCATGCCG TTCTTCAGTTTAAAAGAAGTGGTGATGCCTATCTTTATGATCTTGGCAGTACTCATGGTACTTTCATTAACAAGAGTCAG gttaagaaaaatgtttatgtGGACTTGCATGTTGGTGATGTCATTCGGTTTGGCCA TTCATCTCGCTTGTACATTTTCCAAGGACCGGCTGAATTGATGCTGCCA GAGAGGGACTTGAAAGTTATAAGAGATGCAAAAATTCGAGAAGAGGTGCTAGACCGGGAAGCTTCCCTTCAACGAGCAAGACGGGAAGCATCTCTTGCTGATGGTATCTCATGGGGTATGGGAGAGGATGCAATCGAAGAAACTGAG GATACTGGTGATGAAGTAACTTGGCAGACATACAAAGGACAGCTTACAGAGAAGCAGGAAAAAACCCGTGgcaaaatattgaaaagaacGGAAAAG ATTGCTcatatgaaaaaggaaatagaCGCCATCCGTGTTAAAGACATTGCTCAAGGTGGTTTGACACAAGGGCAACAGACTCAAATTGCTCGGAATGAGCAAAGGATTACACAG ATTATGGAAGAACTAGAAAACTTGGAGGAGACACTGAATGATAGTATCCAAGAAAGTATAGGTGCACGTACTGGAAAGATATCTCGTGGAAAGAAGATAGGAGCCACAGAAGATGATGAAGACTATTCAAG TGATGAGGATGAATTTTATGATCGGACAAAGAAGAAGGCTTCTAGTCAAAAAGTTGGTGAGAACCAATCTGTTGAAACTGCTGATACTCTTCTTGATAAGCGAGACGCCATAATACAGGAAATGGAAGAGAATAAAAAGTTGCTTTCAATTGAAAAGAACAGAATGGCATCACAAACTACAGTTGAAACTGAAGTTGGAGATGCACTTGATGCTTACATGTCAGGGCTTTCATCTCAGCTAG TGCTTGATAAAACCGTGCAACTTGAGAAGGACTCATCAGCTCTCCAGTCAGAAATGGATAGGATATGTTACTTGTTGAAGATTGCTGATCCAACTGGAGAAGCTGCAAATAAAAGGGATTTGAAAGCAAAAGAGCAGAAGCCCAACAAATCAGAAACTCCCGCAGCTGCCATTAAGAAGCAACTTCCTACGGGTCCAAAAGAAAAGAGTCAACCAGAGAAACGGGTGAATGGCTCTGTGCTGAAAGAGGAAACTACAGATGCAACTGTGGAGTCAAGCAAGAAGCCAGAAGCTGCCAAGATTGTCAGCGATGCAACTGAAGGCAAAACAGCTGTATATACTGTTGTGAAGCCCCAATGGCTTGGGGCTATAGAGGATAGAAAGATAGAAGCGGCCCAACAAGTAGCACCCCTGGATCTTCACGAGCCTGATCATTTTGTTGACTACAAAGATAGGACGAAAATATTGGGCGCTGAGGAGGAAACACACACAAAGGGGGTGTCTGGGATTGAAAGTGCTGCACCAGGTTTGATTGTAAGGAAGCGGAAGCAAGTTGATAAACCTGAAGGTGGCGACAGCAATGCTCCTCAATCGTGGACATCTTCCTCTTCAGGAGCTGTGATGGCAGAGGATGCTGTGGCATTGCTGTTAAAGCATCAAAAGGGGTATTGTGCACCAGATAATGAGGAGAAATATGAAGGCCAAGATAGTTCAGGGGATAACCAGTCAAGTCGGGATAACAAAAAGCCTAAGAGGGTGCTAGGTCCTGAGAAGCCCTCATTTCTCAATGGTACTAAAGATTATGAATCTTGGGTACCCCCGGAAG GTCAAACAGGTGATGGGCGGACATCCTTAAACGAACGCTATGGTTACTGA
- the LOC108988060 gene encoding biogenesis of lysosome-related organelles complex 1 subunit 2 codes for MAGKDELADSLNDLFTSVSTMIKSELQGTNNHLELLEKMNLRVAEEYNGFGDVASGLRVFVEQLKNKSSSFDEYVQQISEIERQVTDFEAVISMLDKYASLLESKVQSLYQSPPTS; via the exons ATGGCTGGGAAGGACGAGCTCGCCGACTCGCTTAACGACCTGTTCACCAGTGTCTCCACCATGATCAAATCCGAGCTCcaa GGTACGAATAATCACCTGGAATTGTTGGAGAAGATGAATCTGAGAGTGGCAGAAGAGTACAACGGCTTCGGGGACGTGGCCTCTGGGCTGAGAGTATTTGTGGAGCAGTTGAAGAACAAGAGCAGCAGCTTCGACGAGTACGTCCAGCAGATCAGTGAAATAGAGAGGCAAGTGACAGATTTTGAAGCTGTCATCTCGATGCTCGATAAGTACGCGTCTTTGTTAGAATCCAAAGTGCAATCCCTCTACCAAAGCCCTCCCACCTCGTAA